The sequence below is a genomic window from Scylla paramamosain isolate STU-SP2022 chromosome 38, ASM3559412v1, whole genome shotgun sequence.
GTATGAGTGGTGCTCTTTCGTTGGCTCCTTATTAATTTTCCGGCTTGTGTTTTCGTacttgtgtactttttttttctgtgtgtgtgtatgcctttGCAAATATAGGTTCATTTTGAATAGCAAACCggtatttgcttattttttatcatattttgcCAGTAATTACTTTGATTTTCTTATCACTTGCTTATATTTCACTATTGGGCACATTATTGTTCTGTTTATCACACTGTtgctatatatatttaattattgCTGACATATTATTCCATTTATACTTTGCGTTTACTTTCTGTGTACctttcttttgtgtattttttttttttatctgatttttttatttatttatttttttggtaaatgcTTTTAAAAAGTGGCAATTCTACAATGTATAATCCTAGCAATGTTTCTACTCTACCTATTGCTATtgatactgctgctgccactatgactcctttttctccctccactaTTAAACTTCTGCACCAGGATCctaccatgaaaaaaaattgtgggtgAGGACCCCAACTACTCTGCATTGTCGTTTTTACAGCAATATGAGGACTTAATGACTAACAGTAGCATCACCTTTGGGGCAGACAAGATATCTTTAATCAGGTCACAACTAATTCCTGGCTCACTTGCGTTTACCATGATGTTAGGTGACTCCTTTAAGCCTTGTATGCTTCAAGATGATTATGCTGAGTTTCGTAGTAATTTCTTGCGTGCCTTTGTAACTTCACAAACTCACGATTCCTTTCTTTGAGCTTTTTATTATGAGGAGCCGTTTACTGCGCAGCTTGGAAATGTTGGTCATATTGTCGGTCAAGTTCATGCTACCGAGTATGTATATGATGCCATAGAATTTTTTAAGTCTGGAAACTGGATACAAAATGGTCAGATGAGTCTAGATAAATAAGGTCTTCTTAGAATTCACAAGTTATGTTATTTGTCTTACTCCTCAGGAAAGACGTGTTGGTTCCACCATTGAGATAAAAACCCACTgactccatatatatatatatatatatatatatatatatatatatatatatatatatatatatatatatatatatatatatatatatatatatattgtcatggATCGGTGTTCCTTTACACGTTACCACCTGCCGATCACATGCGACTCCTGGTTGAGTCTCCAGGTAGACTagggtaggacactcaaaagaaagcacagtcgtaaatatttgacttatatttacacagtaattacaacaaaggcctggctagctatggctacactcagtggcgcgtgggccgcacacagaaagaaatacctaTTCCTTCGGAAGTGAGGCCAAGGCCCGGTCCTTTTACGTTGTGAGAGCACAGCCTTACGTTAGTTACTGGGTCACGGAGGTAATTAGCCGACACTATGCACTGTATCACTTATGCCGGGCAAGGAGCGACGACCACGTGGTCGCTGGGTGACTGGAAATGAAATCTTATGAACAGGCCTTACCACAAATAACTCACCCCAGGCGTTCCTCTGgtgtactcactcctccagtctgCTTCGATGAAAGCCAGCTTCGTCGGTCAGGGCTTAGGCTTACCGCTGCACCACGCTGTCCTTTCTGCAGGCTGGTTCGGGAGGAGTCGAGGAGGGCACGTCTTGGGGGCTGGGTGACCCGGCTGGGAGTGAGGCCGAGCAAGGTCGTGCCCCGCTCACCTCGGCCCGCGCGCATTGATACAGGCTCCGCCCACCTGCCCGCATGGCGGATGGTTCTCTCCTATGACGGGGCGGTAATTTATTGCCCTCTTAAAATCTAGTGTCCCTGTGCTCTCACATTACCCCATACAAACGAGGATTTtttttcggaaaaaaaaattctaagcctAACTAGCTACTAACGGTTGTGTGTGTAGACTAAAAGGGGTCTTCGGGTGGAAACTGAGGTGGCTCATGAGAGTAAAACCCCGTATTTACGTTAAGAATCTCGCTTAGGGGGAAAACTCCTGAACCAGCTGAGCCTTCCCGTTCCTTTTGCAAGACGAAATACCGTCAGACTTAAACCGCCCTCCCATtgttatgtatgtctgtgtataaCATAACGGAGTGTAGGTGTTCGAGCGTACGTAATATATGTGTAAGAGACACGCAGACGCTACACGAACACGGAGCGGTGTCTTCGGATTCATCTTGGGGAAGACGCAGCGTGGTGTCACCCCTCTCTGGGAGACACGAGCGTGTTCTGAACGGCCTTCAGGTCAGGATTGGCCTCAGAGCCCCTCTGCCAACAAAGAGAAAGTTTAGTGTCTTCATAGTACCATATACATCCCATATTCAAACACAGAACACAAGTGACAACTCATCCTGTAGTTGGGGTGTAGTAGTGTGGGTGGTTACTCGTCTCGCTGGGCCACCACATAACCTGGtccacactcttcctctccagGCACCCAAGGCGTCCTCCCTAAGGATGCTGCTGCTAGGGGCGAAACTGGGGTGATTATGTGCAGGTACCCCCACAAAGTAGGGACACCTGGTGCTGGAATGGGTAGGCATTATGCATGACATGTAAACATAGGCACACTCCTTCAGACCGATCTAGAATATAACTTAGTTACCTAACCAGACGCATGGCAAGATCATCTCTTTACTGAGGTGAAGAGGTACTACTCGCTCGTCTCAGCCGATGCGCTAGTCCCTTCTAAAAGGCGAGACAGCACGTCGGCCCCGACATTGTCTCGGGCACGGATGTACTGAACTCGCATCTGAAATTGTTGCAAATACAGAGCCCATCTCATTATTCGGGAGTTTGCATTCTTAGAGGTACGCAGTGACTCCAGGGGCATGTGGTCTGTCTGCAATACAAACTCATCCCCGTATAAGTAGAAGTAGAATTTCTTTATTCCATCTACTACGGCGAGTAGTTCACGTTCTACCGTGCTGTAGTTCTTCTCTGCCGGTTTGAGCTTCCTGCTGTGATAGGCCACGGGGAAGATGTCGCCGTCCTTCTCCTGCAGTAACACAGCACCCAAACCTTCACAGGGTCAGGCAACTGGAGGATAGGGTCCTTGCACAGCAAGGACTTCAGTGCCTTGAATGATCTGTCCTCGTGGGGACCCCACTCAACCTTATTTGGTGCTCTTTTCTTAACAAGCTCATAGAGCGGCAGCGCCACCGCTGCAAAGTTGGAGACAAACCTGCGGTAATACCCTGCTAACCCTAGAAACGATCGGACCTGTCTTTTGGTGTGGGGAACAggagcttcctttattttctgaaCCTTGTCCTCCAAGCAGAGGCACTGTCCTTGACTCACCTTGTGGCCTAGGAATTCGACATCTGCCTTGGCCAACTCACACTTGCTCGGCTTAACCGTCATGTTGGCGTCTCTGAGTTTATCAAGGACCATACGTAACAGTCTTACGTGGTCCTCCAAATCCGTAGAATGAATCAGTACGTCATCTACGAAAACCTCGACCCCATTCAGGTCACCTAGTACCTGTCTTATTCGGCGGTTGAAGACCGCGGGAGAATTGGCAAGGCCGAAAGGAAGGATCCGATATTGATAGAGGCCGCTGGGGGTGGCAAAAGCCGTTATTTTCCTTGACTCGGGGTCAAGCGGGATCTGAAAGAATCCTTTCGTGAGGTCCAGTTTGCTAAACACCCTCGAGTGTGACAGCCGGCTAAATATCTCCTGTTGGTCGAACATGGGCTCTGCGTCTATTTGTGTTACTGCGTTAATCCTTCGGAAGTCACCGCAGATCCTAACACTACCGCCTTTCTTGCGTACGACGACCATAGGACTACAGTACGGAGAATCGGATCTCTCGATAATGCCTACGTCCTCCATTTCTTGTATTTCCTCAGCCACAGCGTCCCTAACCTGCAGagggacctgatagggtccctctgCAGGTACCTTCACTGGCTTTCGGTTCGTTAGGGTGATCTTGTGTGGCGACACCCGGGCCACGCGAGGCTTGTCAGAAAAGACCTCCGCGTATTCACCTAGAAGATCCTTTATTATCGATACTTCCTCAGGTGTTAGCCTTTCAGATAATGTGACCATCTACGGTCTCCGTCTGACGCTTTTGTACAGTGAGAGGACCGTCTCCTACGTCCTCTGCATCGTGAATCACAGCTGCACTACATTTgatctcaccttcctccttcgcAGCTgcttaaagggaaaaaatatcacGCACGGCTTTCAAACAGGCGGCCCTATCCTCAGCATATGCTGGTTCCTGAGCGCCAGCGACGGTAGGCGCATGATACTCCTTAAGCATGTTAATGTGAAGACGTTTCCGTTTCCCATCAATCAATACTACATAATTTAACTCGGAAACGCGCTCTAGGACCTCATAAGGCCCCTTCCACTGCGCCAGCAACTTATTATGAGCAGTGGGTAGGAGTACTAAGCACTCTCTGGCCAGGCTGCAGGGTGCGTAGTCGCGCATTGCGATCATAATGGGCCTTTTGTACCTCCTGGGCCTTCAGGAGTTCTTCCTTGGCCATACGACAGGTTTCCCTAAGTCTGCCAGCCAGGTTTATAACATACTCGTATGTCGTACGTACCTCCGGACTTGGCACGTCCTCGTCCCATAGCTCTCTCAGCACTTGGAGTGGACCGCGCACTGCTCTTCCATAGAGTAGCTCGAAAGGCGAGAACTTCAGAGTACTCTGCGGTGCTTCCCTGTATGCGAACAGGAGAGGAGCCACAAATCTCGGCCATTCCTTGGGTTGCTCGGCGGCCAGCCGCTTGagcatttttttcagtgtgccGTTGAACCTTTCGCACAGACCGTTACCCATGGGATGCCAGGGTGTCGTGTTAAGGCCCTTCACAGAAAGAATCCTAAACGTCTCGTCCATCATGGCAGACGTAAACTGAGTGCCTCGGTCACTCAGCACCTCCTTGGGAATGCCCACACGGCAGAATATCCCTACCAGCGCTTCAGCCACCGTGGTGGCCTCTATATTTTTCAGAGGTACTGCTTCAGTCCAACGGGTGCTGAAGTCCACACACGTGAGTAGATATTTTGATCCGTCAGTCGCGCGTGGCGTGATCGGCCCAACAATATCTACCGCTACCCTCTCAAATGGTTCGGATATAAGGGGCATGGGTCTTAGCGGCGCAGGTTTCACACGGCCCTTGTCTACAGTTTTTTGACACACGTCATAGGATCTCACGAATCTCGCGATATCGGCCATCACGCCAGGCCAGAAAAATGTGTGACTAATGCGGTCTTGTGTTTTCTGTCGCCCCATGTGACCACCCAAGGCCGCGCAGTGCCCCATCTCCATCACCGCGTGGCGGTACTGTGCAGGCACCACGAATTGCGACCGAGTCTCACCGAGGTCGGAGATGACTTCTCTATACAACTTTCCTCTGTGTTGGCAGAAGCGAGTCGTTCCGTATTTATTTACCCTCGATACCCCATCAGCGGCTTGTTTCCGAATGTTCGCAAGGGAGGGATCGGTCTTTTGTGCGGCAGTGACGTTAGCGCTATTGAGCAGCTCGTCAGGTGATGTGAGCTTGAGAGGGACCACGGGCCGTGTGTCTCGTGCCTGGGCTCGCGTCAGGGCGGCACCTACTTGATCTTCGGTTTGGGTCGCGGCGTCCGTGTTCCGAACGTCCCTCACCCCTTCAACGTTACCGATTATCAATTCATAGATAGGCTGTTTCATCACAGCGGCCTGGATTCTGCCAGTGAGGAATGGCGTCTCCACGTCGACTACAGCTATCAGGCAAGTAGCCATAGAGCCGTTAATCATGACGACTCTCACGTGTTCTCCTGTGAACTGAGCAGGGGTAACCAGGGCTTCTTTAACTACACAGCCGGTAGAACCATTGTCCCTCATTACCCTTACCAACCTGCCCCCTACTCTACCGTTTTTCACAATCAATCCCCGCGGTGAACCTCCTGGTACTGAAGAGGTGGCCGCTAGTCAAAATGGGTGGGGCTGTGGGGCCTTATTTGCTTCAGGGGTCACCTGAGCGCTATCTACGGCCGGCAAAGGGTGGTTCTGGACAGCTGTAATTGGGGTAGTGTCTGCCGCTGGTACAATATCGTCCGGCGTATCGAGTAGTGCGGCAGCATATTTGCCTGTGTGTGAGGCAGCTCTCATAGGTGGTGTGGGACGCAATGAGCCGGTATTCCACCCACGTGGTGGTTGAAACTTACTACCCTCCCTGGGGTGTCCTTGTGGCTTATTCTGCCGGAAGGGAGGCGGTGCCTGCTCCTTCCTTACTGGCTCCGGATCGTTGGGTTGCGCCTTGTTGCCGCTCCCCGCAGAACGAACTCGGGGAACATTTTTACGTCCATGTGCGGAAAAATGGAGGTCCAGGTTTTCCGCCATTTTATTTGCCTGTACGTTTCCCGTGGCCTTAGTGGTGGCCACAAACTCAGGCGGGCACATTTCCTCAAACCTGTCGCGTATGACTAACTCCCGTAGCGCTTCATACGTGAGGTAAATCCCTTCCTTTTGCACTCGCTCGTCAAAGAGACGGGAAATTCTGGCGTGAGCCTGAACGGCAGTTTCGTTATCACTGATAGCGGCACTGCGAAATGCCTGCTTGGCTGCCTCCGCCGTTCTGCCAAACGCCTTCAAAAGAGCGCATTTCATGTGCTCGTACGAGTTATCTTCGGGCCCTAGCCCATGTACGATGGACAAGGCTTTGCCTGTAAACAGGCTGTAAAATTCGATGGCCTTCTCTTCAGACTCCATCTGATACAACTTGGCCAGCCTCTCGAAACGGGAAATGAAAGCATCAATGTCTCAGAACTTCGAGATCGAGTCTCTTCTGCCTCCACGCGGCGAAGCTCCATTTCAGCCATCGCCTTCTCGTGTTCCCGTTCTTCGGCACGAATCATTTCCTGCCTCACAcgttcctgcctttcctcctcccgctggCTGTCCTCTCTCTCACGTTCCTCGGCACGTAAgcggtcctctctctcctcagctagCCGCTTCTGTATATACTCACTAACCTTCGTCGCTGCTGTTATGTTCAGCGCCGCGATTTCAGGCCTAAATCTCGCAAGGGGATCGAAAGATTCACTGTGACCCTCGGACGCCATTGTCTGCAGCAAAAGATATCAGCAAGGTACTCGGTACCAAAGAATTACTCTACCGTGACTGCACTTAGTATGAGGTCCCTGTTCGGGCGCCAATTGTCATGGATCGGTGTTCCTTTACACGGTACCACCTGCCGATCACATGCGACTCCTGGTTGAGTCTCCAGGTAGACTagggtaggacactcaaaagaaagcacagtcgtaaatatttgacttatatttacacagtaattacaacaaaggcctggctagctatggctacactcagtggcgcgtgggccgcacacagaaagaaatacctaTTCCTTCGGAAGTGAGGCCAATGCCCGGTCCTTTTACGTTGTGAGAGCACAGCCTTACGTTAGTTACTGGGTCACGGAGGTAATTAGCCGACACTATGCACTGTATCACTTATGCCGGGCAAGGAGCGACGACCACGTGGTCGCTGGGTGACTGGAAATGAAATCTTGTGAACAGGCCTTACCACAAATAACTCACCCCAGGCGTTCCTCTGgtgtactcactcctccagtctgCTTCGATGAAAGCCAGCTTCGTCGGTCAGGGCTTCGGCTTACCGCTGCACCACGCTGTCCTTTCTGCAGGCTGGTTCGGGAGGAGTCGAGGAGGGCACGTCTTGGGGGCTGGGTGACCCGGCTGGGAGTGAGGCCGAGCAAGGTCGTGCCCCGCTCACCTCGGCCCGCGCGCATTGATACAGGCTCCGCCCACCTGCCCGCATGGCGGATGGTTCTCTCCTATGACGGGGCGGTAATTTATTGCCCTCTCAAAATCTAGTGTCCCTGtgctctcatatatatatatatatatatatatatatatatatatatatatatatatatatatatatatatatatatatatatatatatatatatatatatatatatatatatatatatatatatatatatatatatatatatatatatatatatatatatatatatatatatatatatatatatatatactcgtattttttttatttcgccaTGAAAATCAGTTACAAACTGCGGGAATTGCTCCATCCTCATAGCCTGTCTACTTTTGTGACCCGTCTCCTGCACCTTTACCTCCACCTCAGACATCTCCCGTTGAGCGTGTTTACTCTCAAGTGCCTTCATCCCGGTGTCCAGCTTTCACATACACTTATTATCGCAAATATGGTCGCACCTACTCATAGTGCtttcctcttaaaaaaaaaaataataaaataaaaataaataaataaataaataaaacgtctGCTCGCTCATCGCTTCCACCCGAGCGTGACTTAACTTCTAGGAATGTGCCTTTCAAGCAGTTATCAGGCcactctcgtcctaaaccttcatCATCTGGTCGTCGTgtccattttcattcttcttcccctACACGATATACACTCTAGCTGTCTCCGGCCCCGAGACGTCGCATGCCTCCTGAGCGTCTTGTCCGTTTTCACTCCTCTGCTCAGACAGTATACTCGCTCTCCGTCTCCGGCCTCGAGCCCTTGCATGTCGCTTGAGCGTCCGTCTAAATTTTGTCTTGTTCATGGTCTAAGTAATCACATGAAAGATGAATGTTTCAAAATTCTAGAATGGCAGCAAGAGTAAGTTGTAACAGCTTCTTCATCAAATTTTCAGAGACGCCAAGCTCAACGCAGGAAAGATTAGTGCCGTCTTGCCCGGAGCACTCTCTCGCTCTTCCCACTGTCATTGCTGCCTTTCAAGGTATGCAGGTTTATCAGTGCTTTTCTTATGACACTCTTCTTTCCTTGGGAGTTGACACTGGTGTAATCTCTTGAGTGTCCAGGCTTACTCCAAATTTAAGGATTTACTTAACCTTCCCTTACAGCCTGCTGACAATAATCTTTTCAGTGTACaaggttctttctttcttacatgtCCTTCGTACAGTTGTTCTCCCCTTGTCTCTTGCCAATAATTCACCATCATTTGAAGCAAATTTTTTTGTAACTTCTGATTATGTTCTCAACAACGATGGTCTATTAGGACTTGACTCGCTTCAGACTCATGGTATTGATGTTTTTCCTCAACATCATGCTATTTCATATCAGGATATTGTTATCTCTGCAATGAACATTCCATCACCACTCTTAGCCTTTAAATCTGTTCACACTTTAAAACGTTCACATACCACAAATCACAGTTTGTCATTGCCTGATTTCACCGAGTCGAAACGTTCAGGCTCTGATGTGGCTGTTTGTTCTGTCGTTGTGATTGGAAATCAGCGAGTGGCAGTGGGCCCTATGAGCCTTCCTGTTCGCGTGGCAAATGCGTCTGTTGACTCCTGCGTCTTATTTTTGCCAGATTCTGTCCGCGTTCATGGGTTGGCTCTTAAAAGTATTCTTTCCTGTGTCCGAGAAGATTATGTAACTGATGACTAACCAAACTGGTGCTCCGATTTATCTCAAGAACGGCGTACTTCTTGGTTCTTTTGAAGTCTGTAACAATAGGTCCTTTCATGACACCTTattgcttctgtttcttctaATACAGAAATTTCTCATGATACTACTGATCCCATTTCTCGCTATTCAATTACCTATCTAGAGGTTCTGGCACTGATATGGGCTTTAAGTCATTTTCAAGACATCATTTATGGCTACCACTTAACTGTTTATACTGATCATGTTGCCTTATTTCACTTCACCTCTTCAAGGGCAAAAATTTATCAGGTCGGATCGCCAGATGATTTGTCATAGTCGATGAATTTAACAT
It includes:
- the LOC135091592 gene encoding uncharacterized protein K02A2.6-like; the encoded protein is MRDNGSTGCVVKEALVTPAQFTGEHVRVVMINGSMATCLIAVVDVETPFLTGRIQAAVMKQPIYELIIGNVEGVRDVRNTDAATQTEDQVGAALTRAQARDTRPVVPLKLTSPDELLNSANVTAAQKTDPSLANIRKQAADGVSRVNKYGTTRFCQHRGKLYREVISDLGETRSQFVVPAQYRHAVMEMGHCAALGGHMGRQKTQDRISHTFFWPGVMADIARFVRSYDVCQKTVDKGRVKPAPLRPMPLISEPFERVAVDIVGPITPRATDGSKYLLTCVDFSTRWTEAVPLKNIEATTVAEALVGIFCRVGIPKEVLSDRGTQFTSAMMDETFRILSVKGLNTTPWHPMGNGLCERFNGTLKKMLKRLAAEQPKEWPRFVAPLLFAYREAPQSTLKFSPFELLYGRAVRGPLQVLRELWDEDVPSPEVRTTYEYVINLAGRLRETCRMAKEELLKAQEVQKAHYDRNARLRTLQPGQRVLSTPTHCS